In Planctomycetota bacterium, the DNA window TGAATCTATGCCCTGGTATATAATCGGCGTTCCCCAGCAAGAGGAAGAAATGATACTGATAGAAGCAGTCTCTGGGTCTACGGTAGTGGATAATTGGAGCGCAAAACTTCCTTCTAATGAAGTAATCAACGTCTCGCCGTTAGGCGCAATTATGGCCGACTCGTTTGGAATATAATAAAGATAAAGTTGGAGTGTTTGCGGTAAGGCGAACGGAGGCATTGGTAAGGTAGTTCCTTGTGTCAGATAATCATTGTAGCCGGCTGTATTATAGGCCCGGACACGATATAGATAGGTAGTAGATGGCTGGAGGCCGGAGTCAGTATAAAACATAACATCCTTACCAACCATAGCAATAGGTTCATAGGTTTGACCATCCAATGAGCGTGCTATTTCATAACCGTCCTCATTATCCGCGTCAAGCCAGGAGATTGTAAATGACGAGGGTGTTTCATTATCGGCAAAGTCACCTCTGGTTCTATGAGGAAACTTCGGCGGAATCCTGGTCGGATTTACTGATGCCTCATTGGAATATAAGGAACTGCCCATATTATTAAAGGCATAGATACGATAATACTGGGTTTTGTCATTATGAAGAAGCGGGAAATATGAGGTATCTATGTACCCGGTAACATTCGGCCCTACCGTAACAAGGGGCTGATAAACACCGTCTAAAGATTCTTTCCATTCTATCTTAAAGCTAATCTCATTATTGGAATTATCTGTCCAATGCAGTGCAACTTGTTCAGCCGATAACGCATTGGCGGATAATCCTGTGGGCGTAGATGGCGGATGGGAATAATCAATTATTTCATTTGCCTGCGCCGTAAGGGCTGTGACCGCATTATGAGAAATACCTTTATTATCCTGGGCTTTCAGCTCATTAAGGAAGGCATTGAGTTGCCCGAGACCGCCTTTAAGTTTGGCAAGCAGCGAATTATAAATCCCCTTGTTCTTAATGGCTCCCTGTTGATAGTAGTAAGTAAGCAAGGCGCTTAAGTCATCAATGGTTGGAATCTTTGGAAAAGTAGTTACAACTGCTTCATTAGAATACGGACTTTCTGCTATCTGATTGTATGCCTTAACACGATAATAATACTGCGTGGCTGGCAGAAGACCTGAATCAGTATAAACCATAGAAGCAAATTCGCCGGTAGTATCACGCGCAACTATGGCTATTTGAGCATATTCTCCTGTTTCTCCTATTTTTCTTTCAACCTTAAATCCATCTTCAAGATGAGATTCATCAAGCCAGGATAATTCCACCTGTGAATCAGAGATGATTTTTGCCTCTAATCTTGTTGGTGTTTCAAGCGGTGTGGTAGCGCCATCTATGTTAGAGTAATTGCTATAGCCCGCATTATTATGCGCCCTGACTTTATAGTAACAGGTAAATCCTCCGGGTAATCCTTGTTCATTATCAACAGTATAAAGATATGGCTGTATATGAGAATAATTAGTGGTATTGTAAACCAGCGGTACATAAAGATAGAAGTTTGTACCATCATAGGAAAACCATAATTCAAAGCCGGTTTCATTATTAGAATTATCAGTCCATTGGACTTTTATTTCAGAGGTAGAGATTGCAGTTGCTACTAAATTGGTTGGTGCGGCGGGCGGTGGTGATGAGACATTAACAGTAATAGATACTTCGGTATATGGTGGGAATCCGTGCGCTCCGGCAATGCCCCTGAATCGTAATAGATATGTATGAGAACCGGCGGCGGATTTGGTAAATGAGTATGTCTTATTCAATGCCTGTCCAAAGACGAAACCGCTGCCTGCTACAAGAACATTATCCTGATAAAAACCCCACTGATAAATATTGGCGTCTGTGGTTGCAGAAAGCGTAATCGTATAGGTTTGACTTATCGAAGCATTAAATGGGCCTGTTATGGTTACGGTTGAACCGTATTCAGTCTTAGTCTGAGAATTGTCCTGGGCAAGGAGAGAGACAGGATTATAGATTAGGGCAATTAATATCATTGTCCCTAGAAAGAACCATCCTGATTTATTCATAATAATCTCCTTTCCTTAAGGAAGTTATGTGCTGTGTTAATATACCCATTACTTCTGAGAAATCAAGTAAAATCTTAAATTTATTGGCGTTTTGACAGGATGCCTCATTCAGATGATGGTGTTAAACGTCAATACGAATCACACGAATTAATAATTATTATTTCCTATTTGTGATATTCGTTCCCATTCACTTCGTGGTCACGCTTCGCTTAGTGCGTCATATTCGTGTTAAACTATTTGTGTTCCTCTTGTCTTTGTGGTTCTCCTGAGGTTTTTACTTCGCTGGACGCGGTCGCTCCGCGGTCTTCTTTAGGTTTGGGTTTCATGGCAATCCTGACCTTGGCCGCCCGGATGAGCCGGTCATTGAGCATAAATCCGGGCGCTACCTCTTCCAGTATCTCATGGTCCTTGTGTTCGCTGGACGCGGTCCCTTCGGGTTCGGCTATCTCGGTTACGGCCACGGCTTCGTGGAGATTGGGGTCGAATTTCTCGCCAAGGGTCTTCATCTGTTTCAATCCCCGCTTTTCCAGAATCCTGAAGACCTCGCGCTTTATCAGTGTCACGCCGTCCATGATGCATTTGGCCTCGTCCGAATTACATTCCAGTTTGAGCGTCCGGCCGAAATTGTCAAAGGCCGGCAGGAGTTCCCGGAGCAGGTTTTCATCCTGGTATTTATCCCAGCATTCCCGCTCGGACTTGATACGTTTCTGATAATTGAGGAAATCCGCCTGGACCCGCTGGAGCAGTTTCAGGAATTCGTCCCGTTCCGTGGCCGCCTTACGCAGGGCCTCAATCTCTTTCTGGAGTTTTTGCAACTCAGCGGTTGAATCGTCAGTTGGCAGGGCGCAGGCCTTGTCCTCGGCCGGGGTTTCAGGCGCTGATTTGGTCGGCGTCTCGTCCGTATTCTTGCAGGTTCGTCCTGAGGACTCACTGTCCGAAGGATCAGTCGGTTTAGTTTTCATTCGTGTTTCGGCTCCTCCCAGAGTTTTACCTTGCGGGCCACGTTTATATTAGAATAATTCTCGGTGGCGGACAGCTTTTTCAGCAGTTCTTTTTGGTCGGCTGAAATATCCTTGGGCACGTCTATAATCACCCTCACCAGTTGATGGCCCTTTTGCCTGGGGCTGTGCAGGTTATTGAATCCCAGGTTCTTCAGCCGGAACACCTGGCCGTTGGTGGTGCCGGCCGGGATGGTCATATCAATATTTCCGTTCAGGGTCGGGACGGATATCTTCGCGCCCAGCGTGGCCTGGGTGAACGAGACCGGCATTTCGCAGACCACGTCGTCATAATGGCGGTCAAAGACGGTGTCCGGCGCCACGAAGATATCGCAATATAAATCACCCCGGGCCGAGCCGTCCTGGGACGGTTCGCCTTCACCGGCCAGGCGCATCCGGGTGCCGTCTTCTATGCCGGCCGGAATCTTTATCTTTATCTCGCGCTCCTTGCGGTGGCGTCCGCTGCCCTGGCAGGCCGGACAGGGTTCCTTGACGATTTTGCCGGCGCCCCGGCATTGGGGGCAGATGGTCTGGATAGTGAAGAATCCGCCGCCTTGCTGGACCTGGCCCCGGCCCTTGCAGACCGGGCAGGTAACCGGCGGCACGCCCTTTTTGGCGCCCGAACCGCGGCAGTCGTCGCAGAGTTCGTTGCGTTTGAGCGTGATGGTCTTTTCAGTGCCAAAGGCCGATTCCTTGAACGAGATGGTCAGTTCGGCGCGCAAAGAAGCCCCGCGCTGTCTTTGACGGCGCGCGCCGCCCCCGCCGAAGAAACTGGAGAAGATAGAATCGCCTTCGAACAGGTCGCTGAAGTTCTCAAAGATATCCTCGTAACTGCTGTAAGCCCGGCCGCTGGAGCCGGACAGTCCTTCGTGTCCGAAGCGGTCATACTTGGCCTTTTTATCGGCATCGCTCAGGACTTCATAGGCCTCGGCGATTTCCTTGAACTTCTTCTCGGCCTCCTGCTTGTTATCCGGATTCTTGTCCGGGTGGTATTTCAGGGCCAGCTTGCGGAACGCCTTCTTGATGTCGTCCGGCGAGGAGTTGCGCGTCACGCCCAGCAGTTCGTAATAATCTTTCTTACCGTCGCTCATGTTTGGTTATTTAGTAAATCAATAATGGAAATCACCCTCTCCCTAACCCTCTCCCCTCGAGGGAGAGGGCAGGGTGAGGGGGTAAGTATTACACAACGCTCTCAGCAATCTTCTTGGCGTTATCCTTAAGGTCGGTCAGGAAGGTCTTGGCCGTCAGCATCAGGCCGCCGGAACTGGCCGCGTTCTGCAGGGCAATCCGGAGCAGCTTGGCCGGGTCAACGATGCCGGCCTTGACCATATCAACCATCTCGTTCTGGCTGGCGTCATAGCCGATTGATTTGGATGACGATAATTTCTCCTTGACCTCGTCTAAGACCAGCGAACCATCGCCGCCGGAGTTGGAGACGATTTGTTTAAGCGGTATCTGGAGCGCCTCTTTGATAATCCTGATGCCGGCGATTTCAGCCGGGTCATCGGTGGTCTTAAGTAGTTTGTCCAGTTCCGGCAGTGCCGCCAGGTAAGCCACGCCGCCGCCCGGCAGGAATCCCTCTTCCCGGGCCGCCTGGGCCGAATGGACCGCGTTCTCGACCAGATTCTTCTTGTCCTTCTGTTCGGATTCGGTTACGGCGCCGACCTTAATCAGGGCCACGCCGCCGGAGAGTTTGGCCAGGCGCTCTTCCAGCTTTTCCCGGTCATATTCCGAGGTGGTGGCCTTTATCTGGGTTCGAATCTGGTTCAGCCGGGCGTCTATCTTGGACTTGGCGCCGGCGCCCTGGATGATATAGGTATTCTCTTTTTCTATCTTGGCCGACTTGGCTTTGCCCAGTTCGGATAATTGTATCTTTTCCAGTTTCACGCCCATCTCTTCGGAGAAGAACTTGCCGCCGGTGACGATGGCGATATCCTCCATAATGGATTTCTTCCGGTCTCCGAAGGCCGGGGTCTTGACCGCCGCCACCTTCAACACGCCCTGGAGTTTGTTCAGGACCAGAACGGTCAGCGCCTCGTTCTCCACCTCGTCGGCGATAATCAACAGCGACGCGCCGGTCTGGGCTACCTGCTCCAGCAGCGGCACCAGTTCCTGGACACTGCTGATTTTCTTATCGTAGAGCAGGATGAACGGCTCGTCCAGCACGCAGGTCATGTTGTTGGTATTATTGACGAAATACGGCGAGATATAGCCCTTGTCAAAGGACAGGCCTTCGGCGAATTCCAGGGTGATTTCCCGGCCCTGGGATTCCTCAACCGTGATGATGCCTTCCTTGCCGACCTTTTCCATGGCCGAGGCGATATGTTTGCCGATGAGTTCATTATGATTGGCCGCGATGGTGGCGATATTCAGGTAATCGGCCTTGGTCTTGACCGGCGTGGCCGCCTTCTTCATGGACTCAACCACGGCCTCGGTAGCCCGGTCAATGCCTTTCTTGATGTCCAGCGGATTCAGGCCGGCGGTGAGGTATTTCAGTCCGGATTCGTAAATGGCGTGGGTCAGGATGGCTGTAGTGGCTGTGCCGTCGCCGATGATATCGGATGTTTTGGACGCGGTCTCGGCAATCATTTTGGCGCCCATATTCTCGAACGGGTCAGCCAGCTCCACCTCTTTGGAAATGGCATGGCCGTCCTTGATGATTTCCGGCGAGCCGAATGATTTTCCGACCAGGACATTGCGGCCGGTCGGTCCCAGGGTGATTTTCATC includes these proteins:
- a CDS encoding nucleotide exchange factor GrpE; protein product: MKTKPTDPSDSESSGRTCKNTDETPTKSAPETPAEDKACALPTDDSTAELQKLQKEIEALRKAATERDEFLKLLQRVQADFLNYQKRIKSERECWDKYQDENLLRELLPAFDNFGRTLKLECNSDEAKCIMDGVTLIKREVFRILEKRGLKQMKTLGEKFDPNLHEAVAVTEIAEPEGTASSEHKDHEILEEVAPGFMLNDRLIRAAKVRIAMKPKPKEDRGATASSEVKTSGEPQRQEEHK
- a CDS encoding fibronectin type III domain-containing protein, whose translation is MNKSGWFFLGTMILIALIYNPVSLLAQDNSQTKTEYGSTVTITGPFNASISQTYTITLSATTDANIYQWGFYQDNVLVAGSGFVFGQALNKTYSFTKSAAGSHTYLLRFRGIAGAHGFPPYTEVSITVNVSSPPPAAPTNLVATAISTSEIKVQWTDNSNNETGFELWFSYDGTNFYLYVPLVYNTTNYSHIQPYLYTVDNEQGLPGGFTCYYKVRAHNNAGYSNYSNIDGATTPLETPTRLEAKIISDSQVELSWLDESHLEDGFKVERKIGETGEYAQIAIVARDTTGEFASMVYTDSGLLPATQYYYRVKAYNQIAESPYSNEAVVTTFPKIPTIDDLSALLTYYYQQGAIKNKGIYNSLLAKLKGGLGQLNAFLNELKAQDNKGISHNAVTALTAQANEIIDYSHPPSTPTGLSANALSAEQVALHWTDNSNNEISFKIEWKESLDGVYQPLVTVGPNVTGYIDTSYFPLLHNDKTQYYRIYAFNNMGSSLYSNEASVNPTRIPPKFPHRTRGDFADNETPSSFTISWLDADNEDGYEIARSLDGQTYEPIAMVGKDVMFYTDSGLQPSTTYLYRVRAYNTAGYNDYLTQGTTLPMPPFALPQTLQLYLYYIPNESAIIAPNGETLITSLEGSFALQLSTTVDPETASISIISSSCWGTPIIYQGIDSGVLFFSENPDNPSAGTLNMRTGHIDITQRLLVNSSYLESVGLAPLPMEIHHTGTFCPMQPQYANIQTTERGTIPYNVPVLGGATLATQNTSNPTKPTTSPTPPPKHAWTKKDKFELDGITVFFTITRNLDCTLTITFTATGVTETLPSIIHTWLNDSANGYVTWFQGVISSVEVATGLVKFGKIFIVDMAATGDKKGVYWTIQFVKKRITRKAADGTIITDDNPGWQVDQPISPQDPRYAGRWGRQGAGAGFSLDHPGLRNIAPEPPGWIEVSYEFRTLVIDTGPPLELIGYFAESFSYIIDISSAGISIRPGSASRTGPGWVPGPPDPTIPGVDDWFGLLRKYPPPYGQGQGK
- the dnaJ gene encoding molecular chaperone DnaJ, whose translation is MSDGKKDYYELLGVTRNSSPDDIKKAFRKLALKYHPDKNPDNKQEAEKKFKEIAEAYEVLSDADKKAKYDRFGHEGLSGSSGRAYSSYEDIFENFSDLFEGDSIFSSFFGGGGARRQRQRGASLRAELTISFKESAFGTEKTITLKRNELCDDCRGSGAKKGVPPVTCPVCKGRGQVQQGGGFFTIQTICPQCRGAGKIVKEPCPACQGSGRHRKEREIKIKIPAGIEDGTRMRLAGEGEPSQDGSARGDLYCDIFVAPDTVFDRHYDDVVCEMPVSFTQATLGAKISVPTLNGNIDMTIPAGTTNGQVFRLKNLGFNNLHSPRQKGHQLVRVIIDVPKDISADQKELLKKLSATENYSNINVARKVKLWEEPKHE
- the groL gene encoding chaperonin GroEL (60 kDa chaperone family; promotes refolding of misfolded polypeptides especially under stressful conditions; forms two stacked rings of heptamers to form a barrel-shaped 14mer; ends can be capped by GroES; misfolded proteins enter the barrel where they are refolded when GroES binds) — protein: MSKQLMFDDHGRQKVLKGAKSLADLMKITLGPTGRNVLVGKSFGSPEIIKDGHAISKEVELADPFENMGAKMIAETASKTSDIIGDGTATTAILTHAIYESGLKYLTAGLNPLDIKKGIDRATEAVVESMKKAATPVKTKADYLNIATIAANHNELIGKHIASAMEKVGKEGIITVEESQGREITLEFAEGLSFDKGYISPYFVNNTNNMTCVLDEPFILLYDKKISSVQELVPLLEQVAQTGASLLIIADEVENEALTVLVLNKLQGVLKVAAVKTPAFGDRKKSIMEDIAIVTGGKFFSEEMGVKLEKIQLSELGKAKSAKIEKENTYIIQGAGAKSKIDARLNQIRTQIKATTSEYDREKLEERLAKLSGGVALIKVGAVTESEQKDKKNLVENAVHSAQAAREEGFLPGGGVAYLAALPELDKLLKTTDDPAEIAGIRIIKEALQIPLKQIVSNSGGDGSLVLDEVKEKLSSSKSIGYDASQNEMVDMVKAGIVDPAKLLRIALQNAASSGGLMLTAKTFLTDLKDNAKKIAESVV